In the Streptomyces sp. cg36 genome, one interval contains:
- a CDS encoding DUF3592 domain-containing protein yields the protein MEREWLFSLIPLTIGVAFLGIGVHGLRRTNALRRDGVNATGRIVRHEVSRSDEGTRFHHPVVAWTTPDGRPCEYASRFGRTSLGGGFGVGARVTVRYAPDAPQRFLILGWDKKVVDVVFTVLGAVFAAGTVAALLIRLLTL from the coding sequence ATGGAACGCGAATGGCTCTTCTCCCTCATCCCCCTCACCATCGGTGTGGCCTTCCTCGGCATCGGCGTCCATGGCCTGCGCCGCACCAACGCGCTGCGGCGCGACGGTGTGAACGCCACCGGCCGGATCGTGCGCCACGAGGTGAGCCGCAGCGACGAGGGCACCAGGTTCCACCACCCCGTCGTGGCGTGGACGACACCGGACGGGCGCCCGTGCGAGTACGCGTCGAGGTTCGGCCGTACGTCCCTCGGGGGCGGCTTCGGGGTGGGGGCGCGGGTCACGGTGCGGTACGCCCCCGATGCGCCACAGCGTTTTCTGATCCTGGGCTGGGACAAGAAGGTGGTCGACGTCGTGTTCACCGTGCTGGGAGCGGTCTTCGCGGCGGGCACGGTGGCGGCCCTGCTCATCCGTCTACTCACCCTCTGA
- a CDS encoding VOC family protein: protein MSTIKQFQVTFDCAEPERVARFWCEVLGYVVPPPPEGFDSWGAYDRSLPAERRGAAFVCMDPSGVGPRMYFQRVPEGKVVKNRVHLDVRVGTGLVGEERLAVLEAECARLVALGAVCVQVMRADGFDESCIAMQDIEGNEFCID from the coding sequence ATGTCAACGATCAAGCAGTTCCAAGTCACCTTCGACTGCGCCGAGCCGGAGCGCGTCGCCCGCTTCTGGTGTGAGGTGCTGGGCTACGTCGTACCGCCGCCGCCGGAAGGTTTCGACAGTTGGGGCGCGTACGATCGGTCGCTGCCCGCCGAGCGTCGGGGAGCGGCGTTCGTCTGCATGGATCCCTCTGGCGTCGGGCCGCGGATGTACTTCCAGCGCGTTCCCGAGGGGAAGGTCGTCAAGAACCGGGTGCACCTGGACGTGCGGGTCGGTACCGGGCTCGTGGGTGAGGAGCGCCTCGCCGTGCTGGAGGCCGAGTGCGCACGGCTGGTCGCGCTCGGCGCGGTGTGTGTGCAGGTGATGCGCGCGGACGGCTTCGACGAGTCCTGCATCGCGATGCAGGACATCGAGGGCAACGAATTCTGCATCGACTGA
- a CDS encoding MFS transporter, translating to MSQPTTDQQAASRGTRGVVPVLAFAGITVAVMQTLLVPVIKDLPQLLSTSPSNATWVMTSTLLAGAVATPIMGRLGDLYGKRRMLLASLAIMVIGSLIAGFTSDLLVMISGRALQGFAMGAIPLGIGLMRDELPREKLGSAMALMSSSIGVGGGLALPLAALVAQHTNWHALFFGSAGLGVVAILLTLLFVPESDVRAEGTFDVLGALGLSAGLILLLLPITKGSDWGWGSATTLGLLGAAVLVLVLWGVMELRIEAPLVNLRTTARREVLLTNLASMMVGVAFYAISLVLPQLLQLPSATGYGLGQSMVVAGLCVAPLGLTMMLTAPVYARLSAKYGPKTTLILGMVIIAIGYGAGLGLMSEVWQTIVISIVVGAGIGLAYSSLPALIIGAVDPSETGAANGLNTLMRSIGTSVSSAVIGMVLANTSKDFGPVALPTMHGFRVSFLIATAAVAGGLTLAVFLPKGRPAAKLQLRASSEEDAVLERATEALAAFHGLVVGASGAPVAHAEVTLIDGHGRRAGSARTDESGRYTVPVPRGGAYVLTATAAGHAPFESSATHHGGDDPVTVDLALATPVL from the coding sequence ATGTCCCAGCCGACGACCGACCAGCAGGCCGCATCGCGCGGCACTCGCGGTGTCGTCCCCGTACTCGCCTTCGCCGGTATCACGGTCGCGGTCATGCAGACGCTGCTCGTGCCGGTCATCAAGGACCTGCCCCAGCTGCTCAGCACCTCACCCTCCAACGCCACCTGGGTCATGACCTCGACGCTGCTCGCCGGCGCCGTGGCCACCCCGATCATGGGCCGCCTCGGCGACCTGTACGGCAAGCGCCGCATGCTGCTGGCCAGCCTCGCCATCATGGTGATCGGCTCACTGATCGCGGGCTTCACCAGCGACCTCCTCGTCATGATCTCCGGCCGCGCCCTCCAGGGCTTCGCCATGGGCGCCATCCCGCTCGGCATCGGCCTCATGCGCGACGAGCTGCCCCGCGAGAAGCTCGGCTCGGCCATGGCCCTGATGAGCTCCTCCATAGGCGTCGGCGGCGGGCTCGCACTGCCGCTCGCCGCCCTGGTCGCCCAGCACACCAACTGGCACGCCCTCTTCTTCGGCTCCGCGGGCCTCGGTGTGGTGGCCATCCTGCTGACCCTCCTCTTCGTGCCGGAGAGCGACGTCAGGGCGGAGGGCACCTTCGACGTCTTGGGCGCGCTCGGCCTCTCCGCGGGTCTCATCCTGCTGCTGCTCCCGATCACCAAGGGCAGCGACTGGGGCTGGGGCTCCGCCACCACGCTCGGCCTGCTCGGCGCCGCGGTCCTGGTCCTGGTCCTGTGGGGCGTGATGGAGCTGCGCATCGAGGCGCCGCTGGTGAACCTGCGCACCACCGCCCGGCGCGAGGTGCTCCTCACCAACCTCGCCTCCATGATGGTCGGCGTCGCCTTCTACGCCATCTCGCTGGTGCTCCCGCAGCTGCTCCAGCTTCCCTCCGCCACCGGATACGGCCTCGGCCAGTCGATGGTCGTGGCCGGTCTGTGCGTGGCGCCGCTGGGCCTCACGATGATGCTGACGGCGCCGGTCTACGCCCGCCTCTCGGCCAAGTACGGCCCGAAGACCACCCTCATCCTCGGCATGGTGATCATCGCGATCGGATACGGCGCGGGGCTCGGCCTGATGAGCGAGGTCTGGCAGACCATCGTCATCTCGATCGTCGTCGGCGCGGGCATCGGCCTCGCCTACTCCTCGCTGCCCGCCCTAATCATCGGTGCGGTGGACCCGTCCGAGACGGGCGCGGCCAACGGCCTCAACACCCTGATGCGCTCGATCGGCACATCGGTGTCCAGCGCCGTCATCGGCATGGTGCTCGCCAACACCTCGAAGGACTTCGGCCCCGTCGCGCTCCCGACCATGCACGGCTTCCGCGTCTCGTTCCTGATCGCGACGGCCGCCGTGGCCGGTGGACTGACGCTCGCTGTCTTCCTGCCCAAGGGCCGCCCCGCCGCCAAGCTCCAGCTGCGCGCGAGCAGCGAGGAGGACGCGGTCCTCGAACGGGCCACCGAGGCGCTGGCCGCCTTCCACGGTCTGGTCGTCGGCGCGAGCGGCGCGCCCGTGGCCCACGCCGAGGTCACGCTGATCGACGGGCACGGCCGCCGGGCGGGCTCGGCCCGCACCGATGAGAGCGGCCGGTACACCGTGCCGGTGCCGCGGGGCGGCGCCTACGTCCTGACCGCGACGGCCGCGGGCCACGCCCCCTTCGAGTCGTCGGCCACCCACCACGGGGGCGACGACCCGGTGACGGTGGACCTGGCCCTGGCGACGCCCGTCCTGTAG
- a CDS encoding amidase, translating into MRMSGVAALITALVAGSLLAGAPGSNAQGIGASDAPPPGSSSLQGIDLDTVTIPELQARRDEGSLTSLELTRAYLRRIAAVDPKIHAVLYTDPSALRQAAASDARHRGGRLRGPLDGIPVLLKDNIDTRDLPTTAGSLALAGRPPAADAALVGRLRAAGAVILGKTNLSEWANFRAAKPTSGWSAVGGQTSNPYVLDRNPCGSSAGSAAALAASLSQVAIGTETDGSIVCPAGMNGVVGLKPSLGLVSGRGVVPISAEQDTAGPMARNVIDTALTLSVLTGGLPAGLGDASASDARAGQGARPGKAGDRRDGLRGKRIGLWRLPSLGPDVDALMTRTAAELRAAGAEVVEVTPPYQDRLAELEFPALLSEFHRDIDAYLGTRSGPRDLAGLIAFNRTHARERTCFAGQELFEQALAAPPTTDPKYRVMRAELKDLSRRSIDETLAAHRLDAIAAPTNPPAWTTDCARGDNDVIPSSTPAAVAGYPTLSVPAGSVGELPVGLLLMAGDRADARLLSLGGAVEQHLRAWRAPRYLPSAGRAAR; encoded by the coding sequence ATGAGAATGAGTGGAGTTGCCGCACTGATCACCGCTCTGGTCGCCGGGTCGTTGCTGGCGGGCGCGCCCGGCTCGAACGCGCAGGGCATCGGCGCCTCGGACGCGCCGCCGCCCGGATCCTCGTCTCTTCAGGGAATCGATCTCGACACCGTGACGATTCCGGAGCTGCAGGCGCGCAGGGACGAGGGGTCCCTGACGTCGCTGGAGCTCACCCGCGCCTATCTGCGCCGGATCGCGGCCGTCGATCCGAAGATCCACGCGGTGCTGTACACCGACCCGTCCGCCTTGCGGCAGGCCGCGGCCAGTGACGCCCGGCATCGCGGCGGCCGTCTGCGCGGACCGCTCGACGGGATTCCCGTACTGCTCAAGGACAACATCGACACCCGGGACCTGCCGACCACGGCAGGTTCGCTCGCGCTGGCAGGGCGCCCGCCCGCCGCCGATGCCGCGCTGGTGGGGCGGCTGCGGGCGGCCGGGGCGGTGATCCTGGGGAAGACCAATCTGTCGGAGTGGGCGAACTTCCGGGCCGCGAAGCCGACATCGGGGTGGTCGGCAGTCGGCGGGCAGACCAGCAACCCGTACGTCCTGGACCGCAACCCGTGCGGATCCTCCGCGGGGTCGGCCGCCGCCCTCGCCGCGTCGCTGTCCCAGGTGGCGATCGGCACCGAGACCGACGGCTCCATCGTCTGCCCGGCCGGGATGAACGGAGTGGTCGGCCTCAAGCCGAGCCTGGGCCTGGTGAGCGGGCGGGGCGTCGTGCCGATCTCCGCCGAGCAGGACACCGCGGGGCCCATGGCCCGCAACGTCATCGACACCGCGCTGACGCTCTCCGTGCTGACCGGCGGGCTGCCCGCCGGCCTGGGCGACGCGTCGGCCTCCGACGCGCGGGCCGGACAGGGGGCGCGTCCGGGCAAAGCGGGGGACCGCCGGGACGGACTGCGGGGCAAGCGCATCGGGCTCTGGCGCCTACCTTCGCTCGGCCCCGACGTCGATGCGCTGATGACCCGTACCGCCGCCGAACTGCGGGCTGCCGGTGCCGAGGTCGTCGAGGTGACGCCCCCGTACCAGGACCGGCTGGCCGAGCTCGAATTCCCGGCCCTGCTCAGCGAGTTCCACCGGGACATCGACGCGTACCTCGGTACGCGGAGCGGCCCCCGCGACCTCGCCGGGCTGATCGCGTTCAACCGCACCCATGCCCGGGAGCGGACCTGCTTCGCCGGGCAGGAGCTGTTCGAGCAGGCCCTCGCCGCGCCGCCGACCACCGACCCGAAGTACCGCGTCATGCGCGCGGAGCTGAAGGACCTGTCCCGGCGTTCGATCGACGAGACGCTGGCCGCCCACCGTTTGGACGCCATCGCCGCCCCGACGAACCCGCCGGCCTGGACGACCGACTGCGCACGCGGTGACAACGACGTGATCCCGTCCTCCACCCCGGCGGCCGTCGCTGGCTACCCCACGCTGTCCGTGCCCGCCGGGTCCGTGGGCGAGCTTCCGGTCGGCCTGCTGCTGATGGCCGGTGACCGCGCGGACGCGCGGCTGCTGTCGCTGGGCGGCGCGGTGGAGCAGCACCTGCGGGCCTGGCGCGCACCGCGCTATCTGCCGTCGGCGGGCCGGGCCGCCCGCTGA
- a CDS encoding dienelactone hydrolase family protein: MTTIATRTVAYPADGMTMIGHLALPAGTGRRPAVLVGPEGMGLTDVERRRADALAELGYVALAFDLHGGRVLTDPQDMLDRAMPLLADSGRMRGIGHAALDVLRAEPRSDPDRVAAIGYGTGGAIAVELGRAGTDLRAIATVNALNTGRPGEAARIRCPVWAGVGSEDPIMPAAQRDAFAAEMRAAGVDWRLVVYGGALHAFHHPPVEHATVPGVGHHPEHARRAWRDIVDLLAECLPLEPASAR, translated from the coding sequence ATGACGACGATTGCCACCCGCACGGTCGCCTACCCGGCCGACGGCATGACGATGATCGGGCACCTCGCGCTCCCCGCGGGTACCGGCCGACGGCCCGCCGTCCTGGTCGGGCCGGAGGGCATGGGCCTGACCGACGTGGAACGCCGCCGCGCCGACGCCCTGGCCGAACTGGGCTATGTGGCCCTGGCGTTCGACCTCCACGGAGGGCGCGTGCTGACCGACCCGCAGGACATGCTGGACCGCGCGATGCCGCTGCTCGCCGACTCCGGCCGGATGCGCGGCATCGGCCACGCGGCACTCGACGTGCTGCGCGCCGAACCGAGGAGCGACCCCGACCGGGTCGCCGCCATCGGCTACGGCACCGGCGGTGCCATCGCGGTGGAGCTCGGCCGCGCCGGCACCGACCTCCGGGCCATCGCGACCGTCAACGCACTCAACACCGGCCGCCCCGGCGAGGCCGCCCGCATCCGCTGCCCCGTGTGGGCCGGGGTCGGATCCGAGGACCCGATCATGCCGGCCGCCCAACGCGACGCGTTCGCCGCCGAGATGCGCGCCGCCGGCGTCGACTGGCGCCTGGTGGTCTACGGCGGAGCCCTGCACGCCTTCCACCACCCTCCCGTCGAACACGCCACCGTGCCCGGCGTCGGCCACCACCCCGAGCACGCGCGACGGGCGTGGCGCGACATCGTCGACCTCCTCGCCGAATGCCTGCCGCTGGAGCCCGCTTCGGCGCGATGA
- a CDS encoding ankyrin repeat domain-containing protein: MTPHSQSQDLLVGAERGDVDAVRAALGGGADIEARDQHGRTPLLLAAIGDHVAAAEVLVAAGADPDAQDDRDDSAWLVTGVTGSVPMMRVLLPAGPDLRLRNRFGGVSLIPAAERGHVEYVRAVLDETDIDVDHVNRLGWTALLEAVILGDGGRAHETIVRLLLAAGATPGLGDRDGVTALEHAERRGFTGIAALLRAAG, translated from the coding sequence ATGACCCCCCACAGCCAGAGCCAGGACCTGCTCGTCGGCGCGGAGCGGGGTGACGTCGACGCCGTGCGGGCCGCGCTCGGCGGCGGTGCCGACATCGAGGCCCGTGACCAGCACGGCCGTACGCCACTCCTGCTCGCCGCGATCGGCGATCACGTGGCAGCCGCAGAGGTACTGGTCGCCGCCGGTGCCGACCCCGATGCGCAGGACGACCGGGACGACAGCGCCTGGCTGGTCACCGGGGTCACCGGTAGCGTCCCTATGATGCGCGTCCTGCTCCCGGCGGGCCCCGACCTGCGGCTCCGCAACCGCTTCGGCGGCGTCTCCCTCATCCCGGCCGCCGAACGCGGCCATGTCGAGTACGTACGTGCCGTGCTGGACGAGACCGACATCGACGTCGACCACGTCAACCGTCTCGGCTGGACCGCACTGCTGGAGGCCGTCATCCTCGGCGACGGTGGCCGCGCCCACGAGACGATCGTGCGGCTGCTCCTCGCGGCCGGGGCGACTCCCGGTCTCGGTGACCGCGACGGGGTGACCGCGCTGGAGCACGCCGAGCGGCGCGGCTTCACCGGGATCGCCGCACTTCTGAGGGCCGCGGGATGA
- a CDS encoding glycosyltransferase: MDAGEGGRHRTDQGRRYLVAVGVSHYGSPRLPDLPRAGQDADEMAVLLARFGYERVLTELGTAPTAEQLRYGVARWSRDARLGPDDLLIVYFAGHGLADGARLHLLTSDSEPERAYTALAVSELSERIIDSGVGSVLLVLDACVSGVAHRAMAGWDVPHVDSRLHDTAHHVITRNRNPETQVSLVDTFEHALTHSDAGPRRRYLPVVDVFQGVQRHIRRQGAAEEVSYVGRRISGTEAFFPNPQYVPDLPRDALDPVGVARLRHELSSHFGPRARGVAHPAEPGDLFVGRTNALARIASWVRAAPGDPVPPLAVIGAPGSGKTALLGRFLALTDLDSAARMNTAPQTLPPPGLAVIPLSGGGVGGPPALASDLAAALGLPPESSPAGVLEALRTRTDPVVVVLDGLDEISPSAYDAGLPAFVRALGRAPAVRLLVSTRAAQLESLGPDVQVLDLDSAEYRDEDALRQVAHRLAADPGRTAAVLGELERQADAEADRSFLMVQLLASGLVTPDDMLSGPGDLSSLFRGLVQRLGPDEALSTHLMLPLAYAQGTGLPDRLWAPLVEALTGEVCTAEELGRFRERADALVVDSTRPDGSTVHRLFHVSFAEFLRASTDERDQQRRMTRELVRLVPRTAEGRRDWAGADPYILEHLATHAAAGRILDEVVRDGSYLDHAAPEPLSRALDDSVGLRPADASWAGDTRGAADEDAATDEDVGADAEVETGMTTDEDVAADEDGDDAYGHDFVLDPPDSDPGVPDSVLGRVSATELAAAHVLAEQTRVLVVATEWSSGRGGLSTFNRHLCVAMATAGAQVFCIVLDADASEVADAKEKHVTLLTHPGAPGAPEYGRLTRRPALPHGVEPDLVIGHARITGPAAAHLKEDFFPNARRLHFVHMAPDEIEWHKLGDGVDRARQAEERTEIERELGLTAHRVVAVGPALKRRFSNELWGAEVPEPLRLDPGFDSPTNRASATAALVEGSAANAFACRRPPPDGLHKILFVGRTEDVRLKGVDLAARASGMVHELRARTAGEPIELFVRGAPPEKADEQQQLIRDWSACPGLRVVVRPYSTDPRRLESDMLRAALVVVPSRSEAFGLVGQEAILRGVPVLVSDQSGLAQLLREQLGAEADHLIVPVTGDFDEDARGWADRIEKCLTGRDEAFERMHAVRSRLAASVTWASAARLVLGEAPPRTNSARGRAG; encoded by the coding sequence GTGGACGCAGGCGAAGGCGGTCGTCACCGTACGGACCAGGGGCGCCGGTATCTGGTCGCGGTCGGCGTGTCCCACTACGGCTCACCGCGTCTGCCGGACCTCCCCCGGGCCGGGCAGGACGCGGACGAGATGGCCGTACTGCTCGCGCGCTTCGGGTACGAACGCGTGCTCACTGAACTCGGCACGGCTCCCACCGCCGAGCAGCTGCGCTACGGCGTCGCGCGCTGGAGCAGGGACGCCCGGCTGGGGCCGGACGATCTGCTGATCGTGTACTTCGCGGGACACGGCTTGGCGGACGGGGCGCGTCTCCATCTGCTCACCTCGGACAGCGAACCGGAGCGCGCGTACACGGCGTTGGCCGTCAGCGAACTCTCCGAAAGGATCATCGACAGCGGGGTCGGGAGCGTGCTGCTGGTTCTCGACGCGTGCGTGTCGGGAGTCGCTCACCGCGCGATGGCCGGGTGGGACGTGCCCCACGTCGACTCCCGGCTTCACGACACTGCCCACCACGTGATCACGCGGAACCGGAACCCAGAGACCCAGGTGTCCCTGGTGGACACCTTCGAGCATGCGCTCACCCACTCGGACGCGGGGCCCAGGCGGCGCTACCTCCCCGTCGTGGACGTGTTCCAGGGAGTGCAACGGCACATCAGACGCCAGGGGGCGGCCGAGGAAGTCTCGTACGTCGGGCGCCGGATCTCGGGGACCGAGGCGTTCTTCCCCAACCCCCAGTACGTGCCGGACCTGCCGCGAGACGCCCTGGACCCCGTTGGTGTCGCCCGTCTGCGGCACGAGCTCAGCAGCCACTTCGGCCCGCGCGCCCGTGGCGTGGCGCACCCCGCCGAGCCGGGTGACCTCTTCGTCGGGCGCACCAACGCCCTGGCCCGGATCGCCTCCTGGGTGCGGGCCGCCCCCGGCGACCCGGTGCCGCCGCTGGCGGTGATCGGAGCGCCGGGCTCCGGCAAGACCGCCCTGCTCGGCCGCTTCCTGGCCCTGACCGACCTCGACAGCGCGGCCCGGATGAACACCGCGCCCCAGACGCTGCCCCCACCGGGTCTGGCCGTCATCCCGCTCAGCGGCGGGGGAGTCGGCGGACCGCCCGCGCTCGCCTCCGACCTGGCCGCCGCCCTCGGCCTGCCCCCGGAGTCGAGCCCCGCAGGGGTGCTTGAGGCACTGCGCACACGGACCGACCCCGTCGTCGTCGTCCTCGACGGGCTGGACGAGATCTCTCCGTCCGCGTACGACGCCGGTCTCCCCGCCTTCGTCCGTGCGCTCGGCCGCGCTCCCGCCGTCCGTCTCCTCGTCTCGACCCGCGCGGCCCAACTGGAGTCGCTGGGACCGGATGTGCAGGTGCTCGACCTCGACTCGGCCGAGTACCGGGACGAGGACGCCCTGCGCCAAGTCGCCCACCGCCTGGCTGCGGATCCCGGCCGGACCGCCGCCGTACTGGGAGAACTTGAGCGCCAGGCCGACGCTGAAGCGGACCGTTCGTTCCTGATGGTGCAGCTGCTGGCGTCGGGCTTGGTGACACCCGACGACATGCTCTCCGGCCCGGGGGACCTCTCCTCCCTGTTCCGGGGCCTCGTCCAACGCCTCGGCCCGGACGAGGCACTCTCGACACATCTGATGCTGCCCCTCGCCTACGCACAGGGGACCGGCCTGCCCGACCGACTCTGGGCACCACTGGTCGAGGCCCTCACCGGCGAGGTGTGCACGGCCGAGGAGCTCGGGCGGTTCCGCGAGCGGGCGGACGCCCTCGTGGTCGACAGCACCAGGCCCGACGGGTCCACCGTCCACCGCCTCTTCCACGTCTCGTTCGCCGAGTTCCTGCGGGCGTCCACCGACGAGCGGGACCAGCAGCGGCGCATGACCCGGGAACTGGTCCGCCTGGTGCCGCGTACGGCGGAGGGGCGACGGGACTGGGCCGGCGCGGACCCGTACATCCTCGAACACCTCGCCACCCACGCCGCCGCCGGGCGGATCCTCGACGAAGTGGTGCGGGACGGTTCCTACCTCGACCACGCCGCACCGGAGCCGCTGTCCCGGGCGCTGGACGACAGCGTCGGCCTCCGCCCGGCCGACGCTTCCTGGGCCGGGGACACCCGTGGTGCCGCGGACGAGGACGCGGCCACCGACGAGGACGTGGGCGCGGACGCCGAGGTCGAGACGGGCATGACCACGGACGAGGACGTGGCCGCCGACGAGGACGGGGACGACGCGTACGGCCATGACTTCGTCCTCGATCCGCCGGACTCGGACCCCGGCGTCCCGGACTCCGTCCTGGGCCGGGTGAGCGCCACCGAACTGGCCGCCGCCCACGTCCTGGCGGAGCAGACCCGCGTCCTGGTGGTCGCCACCGAGTGGTCCTCCGGCCGGGGCGGCCTGAGCACCTTCAACCGTCACCTGTGCGTGGCGATGGCGACCGCCGGTGCCCAGGTCTTCTGCATCGTGCTGGACGCCGACGCCTCCGAGGTGGCGGACGCCAAGGAGAAGCACGTCACCCTGCTAACCCACCCCGGCGCGCCCGGCGCACCGGAGTACGGCCGGCTCACCCGCCGACCGGCCCTCCCGCACGGCGTCGAGCCCGACCTGGTCATCGGGCACGCCCGGATCACCGGCCCGGCCGCCGCCCACCTCAAGGAGGACTTCTTCCCCAACGCCCGACGGCTGCACTTCGTCCACATGGCGCCGGACGAGATCGAATGGCACAAGCTGGGCGACGGTGTCGACCGAGCGCGGCAGGCGGAGGAACGCACCGAGATCGAGCGCGAGCTCGGGCTCACGGCCCACCGGGTGGTCGCCGTCGGCCCCGCGCTGAAACGCCGTTTCAGCAACGAACTGTGGGGCGCGGAAGTTCCCGAACCGCTGCGTCTGGACCCCGGCTTCGACTCACCCACGAACAGGGCCTCGGCCACGGCGGCGCTCGTCGAGGGGAGCGCGGCGAACGCCTTCGCGTGCCGCCGCCCCCCGCCTGATGGGCTGCACAAGATCCTGTTCGTCGGCCGTACCGAGGACGTCCGGCTCAAGGGCGTCGACCTCGCCGCACGGGCCAGCGGAATGGTGCACGAGCTGAGGGCCAGAACGGCGGGTGAGCCGATCGAGCTGTTCGTGCGCGGGGCACCGCCGGAGAAGGCCGACGAACAGCAGCAGCTCATCCGGGACTGGTCGGCCTGCCCGGGCCTTCGCGTGGTGGTGCGCCCCTACTCCACCGACCCGCGCAGACTGGAATCCGACATGTTGCGCGCCGCGCTGGTGGTCGTGCCTTCCCGCTCGGAGGCGTTCGGCCTCGTCGGGCAGGAGGCGATCCTGCGCGGGGTGCCGGTGCTGGTCAGCGACCAGAGCGGCCTGGCGCAGCTGCTGCGCGAACAACTCGGTGCGGAGGCCGACCACTTGATCGTCCCGGTCACCGGCGACTTCGACGAGGACGCCCGGGGATGGGCCGATCGCATCGAGAAGTGTCTGACGGGCCGGGACGAGGCGTTCGAGCGGATGCACGCGGTACGCTCCCGTCTCGCCGCTTCGGTCACATGGGCGTCCGCCGCCCGTCTGGTACTGGGCGAGGCGCCGCCCCGCACCAACTCCGCCCGGGGCAGGGCCGGATGA
- a CDS encoding nuclear transport factor 2 family protein: protein MPARTPADPMPSHRAVENLIGRYAELVDDGDFAGLGDLLADATFTGSGAPVRGRAAIAEMFQDTVILYADGTPRTQHVTTNIVIDVDEQAGTAVSRSYVTVLQALPGLPLQPIAGGRYHDRFERRDGEWRFTERRVRITLVGDVSHHLRPVGADR, encoded by the coding sequence ATGCCCGCGCGTACGCCCGCCGACCCGATGCCGAGCCACCGCGCCGTCGAGAACCTGATCGGGCGGTACGCCGAGCTCGTCGACGACGGTGACTTCGCGGGTCTCGGGGACCTCCTCGCCGACGCCACCTTCACCGGCAGCGGCGCACCCGTCAGAGGCCGCGCCGCGATCGCGGAGATGTTCCAGGACACCGTCATCCTCTACGCCGACGGCACACCGCGGACCCAGCACGTCACCACCAACATCGTCATCGACGTCGACGAACAGGCGGGCACGGCCGTCTCGCGCTCGTACGTCACCGTGCTCCAGGCCCTGCCCGGTCTGCCGCTGCAACCCATCGCGGGTGGCCGCTACCACGACCGTTTCGAGCGCCGTGACGGAGAGTGGCGCTTCACCGAGCGGCGGGTCCGCATCACCCTCGTCGGCGATGTGAGCCACCATCTGCGCCCGGTCGGCGCGGATCGCTGA